Genomic segment of Prochlorococcus marinus CUG1417:
AATAATATTCATTTTAAAAGATGTAGATCCAAAAGATCCCACGGAAGAGTTGAGTTCCATATTGAGTAATTCTGAGGTAAATTTTGAAATAGAAAAGATTGAACGTATCTTAGATTCAAAAAATAAAAGTATGAATAAAAATTAATTAAAAATATTCAAAAAAAATGAAAATAACAACAAAAACTGAAGCATTAAATATTGTCGAGACCTCTTATTTAGCATCTCTTTCGTCTTTATTATGGGTTGCATTATATTATCTGCCAATTGGGGGAGCTTTATTAAGGTTGATTTTACCCCTCCCAATGATCTTGTTGCACTTGAGAAGAGGAACTAAAATTGCATTGGAAGGACTTTTAATACAATTTCTACTTTTATTCATAATTATGGGTCCTATTAGAGGGACTTTATTTTTATTTCCTTATGGGATTTTGGCTTTTTGGTTAGGTTGGTGTTGGTTTAAAGAAAAGAGTTGGAAACTTAGTTTGACTGGGGGAGTTGTTATTGGAACCCTTGGCTTCTTAATAAGAGTAATAGCATTATCTACTTTGGTTGGAGATAATCTTTGGGTGTTAATTACTAGAGCGAGTTATGGTCTAATAGAAAAGTTAATTGGATTATTTAATTTACCTTTATATCCCTCAATTTTGGGTATACAACTAGGTGCAATTTTATTAATAATTTTTCAAGAAATAGTTTATGTTTTAACTGTACATGTAGTTGCCTATTCGCTGTTTCCTAGATTTAAATTAACCATCCCAGATCCTCCAAGATTGTTAAATAGCTTAGTTGATTTTAATAATTAAAAAAAGTAAGAATGTACAGTACAGAATTAGGGATAAATTTTTTTGGTAATGAATCCAATAAAAAAAGACAACTCAATAAGATAGAAATACTGAAAAAGAATATTAAAAATTTAAAAATGTTTCTTATAATTGCTGGCACTAATACATCTCAAATTCCGGGAATTTCAGCAGCAGGTATTAATCCAAAATCTAGGAGAACAACTGCGCTCGCAGATGCTGAATTTTTGCTTGAAGGTGCTTCAAAAGATCATAAATATAAATTGCCTCTTCTCAATGCAGGAGTAACTCCGGCCCTAATCAGTCATGTTTGTTCAAAGCTTATAAATACTTATCCAGTTATTGTTCCTCTGGGAATAGGAGCAAAGCCTTATTTTAATCATTTGGTTGTAGAAGATAGAAGTTTGGGCCCATCAAATTGTCTTACCACTGGTAAATCGATGACTAAAGAGAGAGTTTTAAATCTCTATGAAAAAGGTCTAGCGATAGGAAAATCGTTAAAACAAACAGTTTTAATTTCTGAATCTGTACCCGGGGGCACCACAACTGCTCAGGCAGTAATGGAAGCTTTTGGTTTGCAGGTATCTAATTTAGTAGGGAGTAGTTTATTTAAAGCTCCAAGAGAACTAAGAAGACAAGTAATTAGAAGAGGACTTTCAAATGCGAATTTCAATGCTGATTCCGACTCTTTTGATGTTGTCGCGGCAGTAGGTGATCCTTTCCAAGCTTTTTCAATGGGTCTATTAATTGGTGCTAGGTTAGCAAAACAACCTGTAATATTGTCTGGAGGAAGTCAGATGTTAGCAGTCATTTTGCTTGTATTAGAATTTTTAGGTGAAAAAAATAAAGATGAATTTATTGAAGATGTTTTTATTGCGACAACTGGGTGGCTTGTGAAAGATAATTCTCTAAATGATTTAGTAAATCTAATTAATGAAAAATATGATGTCAAATTATTAGGTTTAGCAAGTCCTTTAAATTTCAAATCTTCAAAATACAAAGAATTGAAGGATTATGAATTAGGTCATGTAAAAGAGGGTGTAGGTGCTGGTGGAATATCATTGCTTGCTTTCTTAAATGGATTCAAAAATGAAGAAATAGTTTCATTGTGTCAACAAAATCTGGAAATGATGAAGGGCCTAGGTCAAATTTCTTTAGAGAAGGATTGCTGAATGGTTTCAAAATTTCCAACTAGAAGAGAATTTTTAAATTGTGGTAAGCTTTCGCTTTTATTTTTCTTAAACTCTTGCAGTAATCTACCTAATAAAGTAAAAATTGCGTTACAAAATTCTTTTTATCCAGAATCTTTTAAAGATACGATTCCAAAAGATTGGAAGCAGGAAAAAATTAATTTTGAAAATATTCAGCTACAAAAAAATAGAAACACAATTTTTAATTCTGACTTTACTTTAATAAATGATGGATGGATTTCTGGTATAGATTTTTCAAAATTTGAAAAAATAAATGAATATGCATTGTTCGAAAATTTGGATAAGAGATCGATAGATTTTTTAGGAAGCTTTGATCAAAATCTGAGCAGTAAATTATTTCCTATTGGCGTAGTACCCTATACAATCATCATTAAAAACAATAAAGAATTAATAAATTCAGCAAGAACATCTTGGGATTTTCTTCTTTCTGAAAAATTAACGGGGAAAATTATTTTTCCTCAAAGTCCCAGAATAATATTATCAATTGCTCAAAAAATTAATTCATCTAATTCTTTAAAAAAACTCAAAAGCCAAGCTATGTTATTTGATGATAAAAATATGCTCAATTGGTTGATTAATTCTGATGCTATTGTCGCAATAGTTCCTTATAGTCTTTGTTCAAAATATTTAAAAATAGATCCAAGGCTTTCTTTAGTTTTCCCTAGCCAAGGCGTACCTTTGATGTGGCATTTTCTACTTAGTCGATCAAATCTAAATAATGCAATATTAATGAAATGGATTAAATCTTTAGAAAATAAATCAATAGTAGATAAATTAGTAAGCCAGGGTTGGTATCTTCCATTCAATAGTGATTATTTGCAAAGTAAATATAAAACTGAAATGCTCCCCATCTCAGGACCTTCTGAGAAATGTTGGGAAAATAGTTGGTCTTTCCCTGTCTTAACAAATGAACAAAAAATTAATCTTAAAAATATATGGAATGAGACCTTATCCCCATAATCTTTTTGTAGGATTTTCAATTAATAAGTTATGAGTTTCCTTTAATAAATTTGGTATATCTAATTTACTAGGACATTTAGGAACGCATTTATTACATCCTTGACAAAATGAGGAATTTTTTTCTTCCCACCAGTGGCCAGCTTTTCCTATTAAATTGTATCTTTCTTTTGCAAATTCTAATTGGCCATAACCAACAGATATATTCCTTAAACGAAGTATTTCTGGAATAGGCACTTCATTAGGACATGGAAGACAAGATCTACATTGTTCACATTTGGTTGAGTTTAATCTTTTATTAGAAACTTCCTCAATTTTATTGAGGGCGCTTTTTTCAAGTTTTGTAAGCTTCTCGAATGAGTTTCTAAGTTTATGCGCAAATTCAAAATCTTTTTTGTTTGTCGCTCCCAAGGATAAAGTTGTAATACCTTTTGCGAGAAGAAATCGATAGGCTAACTCTAATGGATGAAAAGGCTTAGAGGCGTCTATCAAAATATCACTTGGAGAATATAATCTACCGCCTTTATCTGCAGGTGATATTGCTAAAACTCCCATACCTTTTTTTATAGCTTCCTCTGCTAAAGCAAGCTTAGATTGATCTAAATAATGTAAATGAAGACTACAAAAAGTAAAAACTTCACAGTTAATTGCATCTTTAATTAGTGAATAACTTCCGTGAGAACTAAAACCGACTTGATCAACTAGTTCCTTCTCAAGTATCCAAGAAATGAATTTCTTACCCTCTCCAGAAAGAACCCAATCTAGATGTTTTTTTAAGTTGAGTCCGTGAATTGCAAGATTATTAATTTTCTCGCGATTTAAATTTTTAAGAGATTTTTTAAAATTATTTTTTAAAAAGTCAAAATCACCCTTTGGTAAAACTTTGGAAGTAATTACCCAATTTTTTTCTTTTATATTCTCTTCTATTGCTAATTTTTTTATTGAATTTCCAATAAGTGATTCAGCATCACCATAAGAGGGTGCTGTTTCTATGTGGTTAATTCCTACATAATATGCATTTTTTATTATGCTATACATTTTTTCGAGACTTTCAGTTGCTCGCATTGTCCCCAAAGTGAATAAGCTCACTTTCGCCCCTCTACCAAATGATCTTTTTTGTGAATTAATAATCATCTAAATATGATCAATTTCTTTTTATTTACTCTTTAATTTATTTATAGTTGAAAATGATTTAAAGTAAATTAAAGTAAATACAAAATTTTGCAAAAATATTTTTTTTAAACTATGTTTACAGGAATAATTCAATCAGTTGGAAAACTAAGACAAGAAAAAAATATTTTAGAAATTGAAATTCTAGATAATTTATTTGATATGGCAATTGGTGACAGCATAGCTGTTGATGGGATTTGTTTGACAGTTAAAGAGATTTTTCAAAATAAATTTACTGTTGATGTTAGTGAGGAGACATTAAAAAAAACAACTTTAGGAGTAAAGTCGAACCTGAATCAGATTGTTAATTTGGAGCCCGCTCTTAGGGTGTCTGACCGTCTAGGAGGGCATATAGTCAGCGGACATGTTGATGGGCTAGGAATAGTTGAGAATATAGAAAAATTAGAGAAATCTTGGCTCTTATCAATAAAGTGGAAAAATAATAATTTTTCAAAATATGTAGTTAAAAAAGGTAGTATTTGTGTAAATGGTATTAGTCTTACGATTGCAAAATATGAGCAGGAAGGAGCAATATTTACTATTGCGATAATTCCTCATACTTGGCATAAAACAAATCTGAATAAATTAAATATCGGTGACAGCGTAAACCTTGAGGCAGATGCACTAATTAAATATGTAGAGAAATTACTTTTATTTAATAAAAATAGTAATCAAGATTTATCTTCAAATAATATTTCTTCCGAGTGGCTTAAAGAAAACGGTTGGTAAAATATATTTTTTAATTTAATGGAATCAGATAAATTGTTTTTGATTCTTTTTTAAGATCGATTTTAAATTCCTGACCAGGTTCTAGACCTAATTTTTTGGTGTAGGCATGACCAATTAATAGATTCCCATTGCCATGAACTTTAGTTTTGAATTCTGTCTGTCTGCCTCTTGAAGCTCTATTACCATTTTTACCCTGACGACCATTTCCTATTTTGTAACCTTTAGCTTCAATAAGCGCCCTATAAAAACTTTTTCTTAAGATTCTTCCACTAGGACCTACGTACCCACAACCTCTGGCTATCTCATCTTCAGATTTTTTACTTAATAATTTTGCTTTTTCAAGAAGTTCTTTTCCTTCTAGCATTATCTGACAAATTTCTAATTATATATTCTTACTAAAAAGGAGAACTGTGGCAATATAAATTAATAAAAAATATATTTAATTTTTAAAATATATTTTTTTATAAAAGATACAAAATAATAAATAAAATAACCCATATTCCATCTACAAAATGCCAGTACAATTCAACAGCTTCCAAAGGGAACATATTTTGACTAGTTAATCTTCCGCCCTTGATTCTCGATTGCCAAGCAATAATTAAAATCATTAAAGTGCCTAAAGTGACATGTAAGCCATGAAAACCAGTAAGAGCATAAAAAGTACTTGCAAATAAATTATCGGTTAATCCAAAAGGTAAGTGAAAATATTCAAATAATTGACATATTAAAAATATAATTCCAAGAACAGCAGTAAAAAATAACCATTTTTGGGATTCAGAGTTTTTATCTTTTAAAAGTGCTTTGCCTGCTTTATGGAAAGTTGCACTACTAACAAGTAACAAAATTGTATTGAGTGTAGGTATTGGGAGTTCTAATTCATAAATAGCACCATCAGGTAATGGATTTACTGCTTTGTATGTTAAATAAGCAGCAAAGAATCCAGCAAAAGTCATTCCATCCGCAATCAGGAAAGTTATAAGACCAAACATTCTGAAGTCTTCATGTGTTTCGTTGACTTCAGAATTATTATTTTGAATTTCTTTTGAGCTATCAAGAGTTGTCATATGCTTTTTATTTTCGTTCAGAAATTTCTTTACCATAACCATAGGGATTTTCAACTAATGGAGCTTCTCCTTCCCAATTTTCAACTGGAGGTGGAGAAGATGTTAACCATTCGGGTGTAAGAGCATTCCAAGGGTTATCTCCAGCATCTTTTCCATTTCTTACACTAAGGAATACATTAATTAAAAAAGGAATTGTACTTATAGCCATCAAAAGAGCCCCAAGGCTACTGATTTGATTAACGAACTGGAATTGAGGATCATATTCTGCAACTCTTCTTGGCATTCCATTTAAACCAAGCCAATGTTGAGGGGCAAAGCACAAGTTAAATCCGATAAAGGTAATGATAAAATGTAAAATTCCTAATTTTTCATTGAGCATTTTTCCAGTTACTTTGGGGAACCAATGATAAATTGAAGAGAAAATAATAAAAACAGTCCCTCCATAAACTATGTAATGAAAATGGGCGACAACGAAATAGGTATCATGTACGTGAATATCGAAAGGGACCTGTGCCAAAGCAACTCCTGTAATACCTCCAAAAACGAAATTTATAATAAATCCACAAGAGAATAACATTGCACTATTTATGGAAATTTTACCTCCCCATAATGTTGCAACCCAATTAAAAAATTTTATACCTGTTGGAACAGCAATAAATGCTGTGGCAATCGTAAAGAACAATCTCATCCAAGGGGGCGTTCCACTTGTAAACATGTGATGCGCCCAAACTACTAAACCTAAAACTACTATCCCCATTATTGAAAAAACCATTGTTGTATATCCGAAAAGTGGTTTTCTAGCATGTACAGGAAGTATTTCACTAACTAAACCAAAGGCTGGAAGGACCATAATGTATACAGCTGGATGAGAATAAAACCAAAATAAATGCTGATAAACTACTACATTGCCTCCTAAAACAGGATTGAAAAACCCCGTATTAGCAATGATATCGAAGCTAAGAAGAATTAAAGTGCCTGCTAAAACAGGAGTTGACAAAACAACTAATAGACTTGTTCCAAGCATTGCCCAACAATACATTGGCAATTGCATTAGTTTTAATCCTGGCCTTCTTAATTTGATAATGGTGGCTATAAAGTTTATTCCACCAAATATAGAACTGCCTCCAAGTAATAGAACGCTCAGAATCCAAATAATTTGTCCAGATTGAGGAGTAGTTATGCTTAAAGGTGGATAAGCCGTCCATCCAGCCTGAGCAGCACCATCAACAAAATAGCTTGCTACCAACATCAAACCTGAAGGAGGAATTAACCAAAAAGCTACGGCATTTAATCTTGGGAATGCCATATCTCTCGCACCTACATAAAATGGAATTAAATAATTTCCAAAAGCACCGTTTACTACTGGCACTATCCAAAGGAATATCATTATTGTTCCGTGTAAAGTTAAAACTTGGTTATAAACATCTCTTGGCATGAAATCAGACATTGGACTGGCTAGTTCAATTCTTATAGCGCTCGCTAAGCTTCCTCCTATCAAATAGAAGAGAAAACCACAAACCAAGTATTGTATCCCAATTACTTTATGATCAAGGCTAAAACTAAAGTATCTAAGCCAGCCTTTAGGTTGAAGGCTTTCATTATTAGTTTTTTGTGGATCAATTGATATTGTCATAAATTTACCTCTGGTTTTTTATTTTTGTTAAACCATTCGTTGTAATCAGATTCTTCTTCAACAATTATGGAGGCTCTCATCCCTCCATGATATGGGCCACATAATTCTGCGCAAATTATCGGATATTTTCCTACTTTTGTAGGAGTGAAATTTAGAATAGTAGGTTGCCCAGGAATAATATCCTGTTTAATTCTGAACTCTGGCACCCAAAAAGCATGAATGACATCTTTGGATTCCATTTTCATTGATACTTTTTGATCAACAGGAACGTGTAGTTCTCCTGATATGAAATTCCCCTTGGGATAATTGAATAGAAATGCAAATTGCATAGCTGAAACTTCAATTGATAAATTATTTATTGCTATTTCATTATCAGAAGTTTGACTTATTCCAGCCCATATTTTTTCAGAATTAGAACTCATCATTTCATGGTTATGATTTAGTTCTTTCATCCCTCCCATTCGATCGTAGATGTTGTAACTATATAAACCTATTAACAAAACAATTATTGAAGGAATAATTGTCCATACAATTTCTAAGCTTAAATTTCCCTCTAAAGCTATACCATCACCTATCTGATCATTTCTTTTCCTAAACCTAAATAAGCTATAAATAACAGCTATTGTCATTCCTATAAAAATAATTAATCCAATGATGAAAAGAATTTTAAAAAGTTCATCGTAAATTGGTGCATTAATACTTGCTTCCGTTGGGAGCAAATTTACATTAAAACCAATCCAAAAAGATATAGCAAAAACAAGTGAAATAATTAATATTAAATAAATGTTTTTATTTAACAATTGATCTCTAAAAATTTGTATTTATATTCTCAAGATATTCAATTTTTTTAATCCTGCATCCTTTGTTAAAAGAAAAACATTTAAATTCACAACTTCTTAAGATTTACGAAATAAAAGACGTATTATTAATAACTTTTTAGAGTTAATTGTCAGGGAAAAAAGATTAAATTAGTAAATTATTTTTTAAATTAAACATATTAATTTTTAATTAATGTTTGGTTTTTGAATCTAAATTATTATGCAAAATAATAGGTTTTATCCATTTGATTAATAACCAGTTATATAAATCAAAATATCTGACGATTTTTAAAAGGTTGGGAAGTCATAGTGTATTTGCACTTATCGCACTAATCGTAATTGGAGGTGCTACGAGAGTTATGGAGGCAGGACTTGCCTGTCCAGATTGGCCATTATGTTATGGATCTTTTTTGCCTTTTAAACATATGAACCTAAGAGTATTTCTAGAGTGGTTTCATCGTCTAGATGCTTTTCTGGTTGGAATATTAATTCTTTTTAAATTTGCGCTTTCAATTATTTGGAAAAATAAAATTCCAAATTGGTTACCTAAAACTTATTCATTATTACTTTTTCTCGTTATTGTCCAAGGATCCTTTGGAGCTTTAACAGTCATAAACCTGCTTGATTCATATACTGTCACTGGCCATCTCTTAATAGCTTTTCTACTTCTCATTACAACAATTTCAATAAATCAAAATTTAGAAAATGACGACATTGAAGAGCCTTTAATTTGGTGGAGATTATTATTTTTTGTTCCTCTTTTACTTACTCTGATTCAATCTTTTATTGGCGTAAGGCTTTCATCAACCTGGTCAGCGCATATTTGCTTATCTTTTAATAAACAATGTCTAATTCTAAATACACATAAATTATTTTCTTTTCCAATTGCTTTCTCAATTTTATTGATTATTGCTATTGCAATTTATAAGAGAAGTTTGCTTGATGAAAATTGGAAATATCTCACAACACTTATTTTTCTCTTGTTTTCCCAAATTACTTTGGGTGTCTTAAGTCTTAAAACAAATTTAAATGAACCTATTTTTATTATCGGTCATCAACTTAACGCCTCTTTATTTATTGCGATATTAACAACATTAATTTTTAGAAATCCTTTTACTAAAAAAGGTCCAAACCACTCCCTTAATCCCCAAACGGCCGGTATCAACTCATGAACAGTAGTAACTTAGAAAACTTGAACTATAAATCTTCAATTAGGGATGAAGTTGTACCTTCAAGAAAAAGATTAACTTTGCCGCCCTGGCTTGAAGTAGCGAAACCTAGATTAATCCCACTTTTACTGGCTACAACTTTGGGAGGAATGGCTTTAACAGAAGAATGGCCTTTGTCTTCCCCGAAACTTATCTGCACTTTAGGAGGAGGCGCTTTGGCAGCAGCAGCAGCAGGAGCTCTTAATTGCTTGTGGGAAATGGAATTAGATAAGCGGATGACAAGAACTAGCAAAAGAGCCTTGCCAGAAGGAAAGTTGTCCTCTCAGACTGTATTTTTAGCTGCTGTATCATGTACTTTGGCAGCTTCGATGCTTTTAGTAAGTGGTGTAAATTATTTGGCTGCAGGTTTAACTCTTCTTGGTTTATTTAGCTACGTAATTTTATATACAGTTATTTTGAAACCTCGTACAACAAAAAATATTGTTTTCGGAGGAGTTGCTGGTGCGATACCGCCCTTAGTTGGAGCGTCTGCTGCCACAGGGCATGTAGGTCTGAGTGGTTGGTGGTTGTTTGGTTTAGTAATGTTATGGACCCCAGCTCATTTTTGGGCACTTGCAATTTTGTTGAAGGATGATTACGCATCTGTTGGTATTCCTATGCTCCCTTCTGTTAAAGGATCTGTTTTTACTGCTAAAGCGATTTCTCGTTACGGATGGGCAACAGTTTTAATGAGTATTATGGGAGTCTTTGCTTTACCTGAAGGGGGTCTCTTATACGGAATTATGTTATTGCCATTTAATGGAAGACTTTTGCAATTAATAAATGAATTAAAGAAATCTCCTGATGATCTTTCAAGAGCAAAATCTCTTTTTAGGTGGTCTATTCTCTATATGTTTGGCATTTGTCTTTTGTTATTAATTTCTAGGACCCAATTATCCGTAGAATTTGAGCAGCAATCTATGCAAATATTTTTATCTATTGTATCCCTGCTTAGTAATTAAATTAGATGTAAAATGTTTTTTAAGTAAATAGTAAGTTTGATGAATTATATAAAAGTTAAAGGGCTCTCAAAATCTTATTCAGAAATTAATGCATTAAAAAATTTATCAATGGAAATTGAAGCTGGTACATTATTCGGAATACTAGGTCCAAATGGTGCTGGCAAATCAACACTAATAAAAATACTCGCTACTTTAATAGAGCCTGATAGTGGAGAAGTTTTTATAAATAATATTAATCTGATAAAAAATTCAAGGAAAATTAGAGAATTAATTGGTTATGTCGCTCAAGACATTGCACTTGATAAAATATTAACTGGACGAGAGCTTTTGGATTTTCAATCAGATTTATATCACATCAACAAAAATAAAAAATTTGAAAGGATAAATAAATTAATAGATCAATTAGAAATGAATGATTGGATTGATCGTAAGTGCGGCACTTATTCAGGGGGAATGAAAAGAAGAATAGATCTGGCAGCTGGACTTTTACATTTACCCCAAGTATTAATTTTAGATGAACCTACAGTTGGTTTAGATATTGAGAGTAGGAATATCATATGGCAACTTTTGAAAGATTTGAGAAATAATGGAATGACCATTATTTTAAGTAGTCACTATCTTGATGAAATAGATAAATTGGCTGACAGATTAGTGATAATTGATGATGGAAGAGTTATAGCAAAAGGAACTCCTGCAGAGCTCAAAAATAAATTAGGAGGAGATAGAGTAACTTTGAAAGTAAGAGAATTTAGTAATCAGGAAGAAGCAAAAAATATATGTAAAATTTTATCTTCAATAGATGGAATTAGTCAGATTATCATAAATGAATCTCAAGGTTTCTCGATAAATTTCGTAGCAGATAAGCAAAAAGATTTACTTACAAAGCTAAAAGTGGAATTGGCCTTCTCAAAGTTTGAAATTTTTTCTCTTACCCAAAGTCAGCCAAGCTTGGATGATGTATATCTTCAGGCAACTGGGAAAACATTATTGGATGCTGAAATTTCTATGGCAGGGAAAAGAGACCTAAAAAAAGAATCAAAGCAATCCATGCGATAAAAAAAACTTTTGGTTAACTAACTATAATGAATAGTAAGTACTGCTAATTATGGAATTACAACAGTATAATTTATTTTTTTTATATCAAGAAACATTTGCCTTAACAAAGAGATTATTTATTCAATTACAAAGAAGACCATCAACTCTTTTAGCAGGAATATTACAACCAATAATTTGGCTTTTTTTATTTGGGGCATTATTTTCTAAAGCTCCTGAAGGTTTTTTACCAGGAGTTGATTCTTATGGGAATTTTTTAGGTGCAGGACTTATTGTTTTTACTGCTTTTA
This window contains:
- the coxB gene encoding cytochrome c oxidase subunit II; this encodes MLNKNIYLILIISLVFAISFWIGFNVNLLPTEASINAPIYDELFKILFIIGLIIFIGMTIAVIYSLFRFRKRNDQIGDGIALEGNLSLEIVWTIIPSIIVLLIGLYSYNIYDRMGGMKELNHNHEMMSSNSEKIWAGISQTSDNEIAINNLSIEVSAMQFAFLFNYPKGNFISGELHVPVDQKVSMKMESKDVIHAFWVPEFRIKQDIIPGQPTILNFTPTKVGKYPIICAELCGPYHGGMRASIIVEEESDYNEWFNKNKKPEVNL
- the ctaD gene encoding cytochrome c oxidase subunit I, yielding MTISIDPQKTNNESLQPKGWLRYFSFSLDHKVIGIQYLVCGFLFYLIGGSLASAIRIELASPMSDFMPRDVYNQVLTLHGTIMIFLWIVPVVNGAFGNYLIPFYVGARDMAFPRLNAVAFWLIPPSGLMLVASYFVDGAAQAGWTAYPPLSITTPQSGQIIWILSVLLLGGSSIFGGINFIATIIKLRRPGLKLMQLPMYCWAMLGTSLLVVLSTPVLAGTLILLSFDIIANTGFFNPVLGGNVVVYQHLFWFYSHPAVYIMVLPAFGLVSEILPVHARKPLFGYTTMVFSIMGIVVLGLVVWAHHMFTSGTPPWMRLFFTIATAFIAVPTGIKFFNWVATLWGGKISINSAMLFSCGFIINFVFGGITGVALAQVPFDIHVHDTYFVVAHFHYIVYGGTVFIIFSSIYHWFPKVTGKMLNEKLGILHFIITFIGFNLCFAPQHWLGLNGMPRRVAEYDPQFQFVNQISSLGALLMAISTIPFLINVFLSVRNGKDAGDNPWNALTPEWLTSSPPPVENWEGEAPLVENPYGYGKEISERK
- a CDS encoding COX15/CtaA family protein, with protein sequence MINNQLYKSKYLTIFKRLGSHSVFALIALIVIGGATRVMEAGLACPDWPLCYGSFLPFKHMNLRVFLEWFHRLDAFLVGILILFKFALSIIWKNKIPNWLPKTYSLLLFLVIVQGSFGALTVINLLDSYTVTGHLLIAFLLLITTISINQNLENDDIEEPLIWWRLLFFVPLLLTLIQSFIGVRLSSTWSAHICLSFNKQCLILNTHKLFSFPIAFSILLIIAIAIYKRSLLDENWKYLTTLIFLLFSQITLGVLSLKTNLNEPIFIIGHQLNASLFIAILTTLIFRNPFTKKGPNHSLNPQTAGINS
- a CDS encoding AbrB family transcriptional regulator codes for the protein MLEGKELLEKAKLLSKKSEDEIARGCGYVGPSGRILRKSFYRALIEAKGYKIGNGRQGKNGNRASRGRQTEFKTKVHGNGNLLIGHAYTKKLGLEPGQEFKIDLKKESKTIYLIPLN
- a CDS encoding DUF2232 domain-containing protein, translated to MKITTKTEALNIVETSYLASLSSLLWVALYYLPIGGALLRLILPLPMILLHLRRGTKIALEGLLIQFLLLFIIMGPIRGTLFLFPYGILAFWLGWCWFKEKSWKLSLTGGVVIGTLGFLIRVIALSTLVGDNLWVLITRASYGLIEKLIGLFNLPLYPSILGIQLGAILLIIFQEIVYVLTVHVVAYSLFPRFKLTIPDPPRLLNSLVDFNN
- a CDS encoding ABC transporter ATP-binding protein, which translates into the protein MNYIKVKGLSKSYSEINALKNLSMEIEAGTLFGILGPNGAGKSTLIKILATLIEPDSGEVFINNINLIKNSRKIRELIGYVAQDIALDKILTGRELLDFQSDLYHINKNKKFERINKLIDQLEMNDWIDRKCGTYSGGMKRRIDLAAGLLHLPQVLILDEPTVGLDIESRNIIWQLLKDLRNNGMTIILSSHYLDEIDKLADRLVIIDDGRVIAKGTPAELKNKLGGDRVTLKVREFSNQEEAKNICKILSSIDGISQIIINESQGFSINFVADKQKDLLTKLKVELAFSKFEIFSLTQSQPSLDDVYLQATGKTLLDAEISMAGKRDLKKESKQSMR
- a CDS encoding heme o synthase, producing the protein MNSSNLENLNYKSSIRDEVVPSRKRLTLPPWLEVAKPRLIPLLLATTLGGMALTEEWPLSSPKLICTLGGGALAAAAAGALNCLWEMELDKRMTRTSKRALPEGKLSSQTVFLAAVSCTLAASMLLVSGVNYLAAGLTLLGLFSYVILYTVILKPRTTKNIVFGGVAGAIPPLVGASAATGHVGLSGWWLFGLVMLWTPAHFWALAILLKDDYASVGIPMLPSVKGSVFTAKAISRYGWATVLMSIMGVFALPEGGLLYGIMLLPFNGRLLQLINELKKSPDDLSRAKSLFRWSILYMFGICLLLLISRTQLSVEFEQQSMQIFLSIVSLLSN
- a CDS encoding cytochrome c oxidase subunit 3, which translates into the protein MTTLDSSKEIQNNNSEVNETHEDFRMFGLITFLIADGMTFAGFFAAYLTYKAVNPLPDGAIYELELPIPTLNTILLLVSSATFHKAGKALLKDKNSESQKWLFFTAVLGIIFLICQLFEYFHLPFGLTDNLFASTFYALTGFHGLHVTLGTLMILIIAWQSRIKGGRLTSQNMFPLEAVELYWHFVDGIWVILFIILYLL
- a CDS encoding aldo/keto reductase, whose translation is MIINSQKRSFGRGAKVSLFTLGTMRATESLEKMYSIIKNAYYVGINHIETAPSYGDAESLIGNSIKKLAIEENIKEKNWVITSKVLPKGDFDFLKNNFKKSLKNLNREKINNLAIHGLNLKKHLDWVLSGEGKKFISWILEKELVDQVGFSSHGSYSLIKDAINCEVFTFCSLHLHYLDQSKLALAEEAIKKGMGVLAISPADKGGRLYSPSDILIDASKPFHPLELAYRFLLAKGITTLSLGATNKKDFEFAHKLRNSFEKLTKLEKSALNKIEEVSNKRLNSTKCEQCRSCLPCPNEVPIPEILRLRNISVGYGQLEFAKERYNLIGKAGHWWEEKNSSFCQGCNKCVPKCPSKLDIPNLLKETHNLLIENPTKRLWG
- the cobT gene encoding nicotinate mononucleotide-dependent phosphoribosyltransferase CobT, with product MYSTELGINFFGNESNKKRQLNKIEILKKNIKNLKMFLIIAGTNTSQIPGISAAGINPKSRRTTALADAEFLLEGASKDHKYKLPLLNAGVTPALISHVCSKLINTYPVIVPLGIGAKPYFNHLVVEDRSLGPSNCLTTGKSMTKERVLNLYEKGLAIGKSLKQTVLISESVPGGTTTAQAVMEAFGLQVSNLVGSSLFKAPRELRRQVIRRGLSNANFNADSDSFDVVAAVGDPFQAFSMGLLIGARLAKQPVILSGGSQMLAVILLVLEFLGEKNKDEFIEDVFIATTGWLVKDNSLNDLVNLINEKYDVKLLGLASPLNFKSSKYKELKDYELGHVKEGVGAGGISLLAFLNGFKNEEIVSLCQQNLEMMKGLGQISLEKDC
- a CDS encoding riboflavin synthase; protein product: MFTGIIQSVGKLRQEKNILEIEILDNLFDMAIGDSIAVDGICLTVKEIFQNKFTVDVSEETLKKTTLGVKSNLNQIVNLEPALRVSDRLGGHIVSGHVDGLGIVENIEKLEKSWLLSIKWKNNNFSKYVVKKGSICVNGISLTIAKYEQEGAIFTIAIIPHTWHKTNLNKLNIGDSVNLEADALIKYVEKLLLFNKNSNQDLSSNNISSEWLKENGW